Proteins from one Toxotes jaculatrix isolate fToxJac2 chromosome 13, fToxJac2.pri, whole genome shotgun sequence genomic window:
- the tomm40l gene encoding mitochondrial import receptor subunit TOM40B: MGSVLAASSPNPPPPASGGAAAPGLTVPPGFGMPPVSTVIPSNGASSGQQEQAENPLPNPGAFDECHRKCKEVFPMQMEGVRLVVNKGLSNHFQVNHTVLLSTMGDSSYRFGATYVGSKQTGPAEFFPVMVGDMDNSGSLNAQIIHQITNRIRSKVAFQTQQQKFVNWQGDAEFRGEDFTATITLGNPDVLVGSGIVVTHYLQSITPALALGGELVYHRRPGEEGAVMSLVGRYTGSNYIATLTLGSAGAHASYYHKANDQLQVGVEFEASTRMQDTSVSFGYQLDVPKANLQFKGSVDSNWIVGATLEKKLLPLPLSLVLCSFLNHRKNKFQCGFGVTIG, encoded by the exons ATGGGCAGTGTTTTGGCTGCCAGTTCCCCCAACCCTCCACCACCAGCCTCTGGCGGTGCTGCTGCCCCCGGGTTGACGGTGCCGCCGGGCTTTGGGATGCCCCCCGTCTCCACAGTTATCCCTTCGAATGGAGCATCCTCCGGACAGCAGGAGCAGGCAGAAAACCCTTTGCCTAACCCGGGAGCGTTTGATGAGTGTCATCGCAAATGCAAAG aggttttcCCCATGCAGATGGAAGGCGTCAGGCTAGTTGTCAACAAAGGTCTTAGCAATCACTTCCAG GTGAATCACACCGTGCTGCTGAGCACCATGGGCGATTCCAGCTACAGGTTTGGTGCTACATACGTTGGATCAAAGCAGACGGGTCCAGCAGAG ttttttccaGTCATGGTGGGAGACATGGACAACAGTGGCAGCCTAAACGCCCAGATCATTCACCAGATCACCAACAGAATACGATCCAAAGTGGCCTTCCAG acacaacaacagaagTTTGTGAACTGGCAAGGTGATGCTGAGTTCAGGGGAGAAGATTTTACTGCAACCATTACACTTGGAAACCCAGATGTCCTCGTTGGCTCTG GTATTGTTGTAACACACTACCTCCAGTCCATAACGCCGGCTCTGGCTCTGGGAGGGGAGCTGGTTTACCACCGCAGGCCAGGAGAGGAGGGCGCAGTGATGTCTTTAGTTGGCAGATACACAG GCAGCAACTACATCGCCACGTTGACACTGGGCTCAGCGGGAGCTCATGCTTCTTACTACCACAAAGCCAATGATCAG TTGCAGGTCGGTGTGGAGTTCGAGGCGAGCACACGCATGCAAGACACCAGTGTGTCATTCGGTTACCAGCTAGATGTGCCTAAAGCCAATTTACAGTTTAAAG GTTCAGTAGACAGTAACTGGATAGTTGGTGCGACATTAGAAAAGAAGTTGCTCCCTCTGCCGCTCTCTCTGGTCCTCTGCTCCTTCCTCAACCACCGCAAGAACAAGTTCCAGTGCGGCTTCGGCGTCACTATCGGTTAG
- the LOC121192199 gene encoding apolipoprotein A-IV-like → MKVLVVLALAVFSGCNANILWQEPPKSNLEVVKDAFWDYVAKATLTAEDTLRQIRQSELGQEVNTRISQSADTVNQYIVALRAQAAPLAQNFMTQFNQEAELLKARLEKDLTAVGTNLQPYAEELVAHVQRQVEELKKEAAPYAEAMDPEALKAVLLQKSQELKGQLDKSVNELQAQMVPFTEEMKQKMEQSVEEFQRSMIPMAQSFETQLTQKTQEIQQNLAPYGEELKAKLDASTEDLQAQLAVLWESFTKKTQ, encoded by the exons ATGAAGGTACTCGTGGTTCTCGCACTTGCTGTTTTCTCCG GTTGCAACGCCAACATCCTGTGGCAGGAGCCTCCCAAGAGCAACCTGGAGGTGGTGAAAGATGCTTTCTGGGACTACGTTGCTAAAGCGACCCTCACTGCTGAGGACACCCTGAGGCAGATCAGACAGTCTGAGCTGGGACAGGAAGTCAA TACCAGGATCTCTCAGAGCGCTGACACAGTCAATCAGTACATCGTTGCTCTGCGCGCTCAGGCGGCTCCTCTGGCCCAGAACTTCATGACTCAGTTTAACCAGGAGGCCGAGCTGCTGAAGGCTCGTCTGGAGAAAGATCTGACCGCCGTGGGCACCAACCTGCAGCCCTACGCCGAGGAGCTGGTGGCACACGTCCAGAggcaggtggaggagctgaagaaggaaGCTGCCCCCTACGCCGAGGCCATGGACCCAGAGGCCCTGAAGGCCGTCCTGCTGCAGAAGAGCCAGGAGCTGAAGGGGCAGCTGGATAAGAGCGTGAACGAGCTGCAGGCCCAGATGGTTCCCTTCACCGAGGAGATGAAGCAGAAGATGGAGCAGAGTGTGGAGGAGTTTCAGAGGAGCATGATCCCCATGGCCCAGAGTTTTGAGACCCAACTGACCCAGAAAACCCAGGAGATCCAGCAGAACCTGGCTCCGTACGGGGAGGAGCTGAAGGCCAAGCTGGACGCCAGCACCGAGGACCTGCAGGCTCAGCTGGCTGTTCTGTGGGAGTCCTTCACTAAGAAGACCCAGTAA